The Sphingobacterium lactis sequence ATAACATATTGTCCCAAATGTGGTTGGATGCTTCGCGCGAGTTACATGTCGCAGGAGCTGCTGACCACCTTTGTGGATGATATTCAAGGGGTGCAGTTGGAACCCAGTGAAATTGCGGGTCGTTACACAGTTTTTGTCGATACGGAAGAAATTTTCGACCGGAAAAGGGAAGGGCGCTTTCCCGAAATCAAGGAACTTAAACAATTGGTTCGCAACAGGGTAAACCCGGACAAGGACCTGGGCCACGCTGACCACTAGATGCATTTTCTTACCTGTTCTTTACCTAATCTTTCACATTTCTTAACCTTTATACCATTAAAAAATCTGTATTTTTAACTTTCACCACAACAGATTTTTTGTAAATGCGCATATTACACACTGCAGATTGGCATTTGGGTAAAAAGCTTGATTTCTTTTCCCGTTTGGAGGAACAGCGGGAGGTCATGGACGAAATCTGTCAGATCGCGGACCGCGAAGAGGTTGACCTCGTCGTTGTCTCCGGCGATCTGTATGATACCTTTAATCCACCCATTGAAGCCACAGAATTACTGTATAAAACCTTAAAAAGATTAACGAACAACGGTAAGCGTCCCGTAATCGCTATCGCCGGAAACCACGACTCCCCAGATCGGGTGGATTCTCCAGATCCACTGGCACGTGAGTGTGGGATATTCTTCTTCGGTCAGCCAAACCTGGTGACCAAGCAATTGACGGTGGAAGGGGCATTCGATGTCATCCGTTCAGATGAAGGATTTGTAGAGTTAAAGATCCCAAAGTATTATTATCCAATACGTATACTATCCACAGCATTCGCCAATGAAATGCGATTGAAACAGTTCCTCGGCTTTGAAGATAAGGCTGCGCAATTGCAGGAAGTGCTGAAGGAACGCTGGCGGAACCTAGCGACCCAATATTGTGATTCCTTCGGGGTAAACCTCCTGACCACCCACCTCTACATGCTGAAGCGTGGGGGCGAAGTCCTGGAAGAACCGGAAGGAGAAAAACCCATTCGGTTGGGCTATGCGGATCTGGTCTATTCGGATAGTATTCCGGCACAGATCCAATATACGGCATTAGGTCACCTGCACCGTTTCCATGAAATTGGTCAAGGTGATGCTCCCGTCATCTATCCAGGTAGTCCTTTGGCGTATTCCTTCTCCGAGGCTGGACAGAAGAAGCAAGTGGTTCTTGTGGACTTGGAACCCAATAAACCGGCGCAATACAGCACCGTAACATTGGAAAAGGGAAGGCAATTGCACCGCAAGCGCTTTCATTCGATCGATGAAGCGGTCGTGTGGCTGCATGAAAATCCACATGCCTTGGTAGAATTAACCCTCGAGTCCGACGAATTCCTTTCGGCAATCGATCTCAAGCGGATCCATGAAGCCCATGATGGCATCATCCATATCATCCCGATCGTCAATAGAAAACAGGAACCAGGCTGTACGGTACAGTCCGTAAACCTGGATCAGGATATGAAGGATTTATTCAAGGATTTTTTCCGTTCCAAGTATGGACAGGATCCAAATGATGAACTGATGGCCCTATTTGATGAGGTCGCTGCAAATACCCTAGAAAAAGAAGATTAACATATGCTGCCACTATATTTAAGTATAGAAGGACTATATTCCTACCAAGAAAAACAAGAAATTGATTTTACCGAGCTCACCGAAGCCGGTCTCTTTGGGATCTTTGGCGCGGTAGGGTCGGGAAAATCGTCCATATTGGAAGCGATCAGTTTTGCGCTGTATGGTGAAACCGAACGGTTGAACAAAACCGATAGGCGCTCCTACAACATGATGAACCTCAAATCCAATCAGGCGATGATTGTTTTTGAGTTCCTCAACTTCGAGCAGAAGAAATACAGATTTGTTGCGCAATGGAAGCGTCGCAAGAATTTTGAGGATACCACCACCATCGAGCGCACGGCCTATGAGTGGATCGGAGATGGTTGGATTCCGCTGGATTCTGCCGATGGTTCCCATGTGACCAATCTTTCGTACGCCAATTTCCGACGGACCATCATCATTCCACAGGGTCAATTCAAGGAATTCCTGGAATTGCGCGGCAAAGACCGTTCGGAAATGATGAAGGAGATCTTCTACCTGAATAAATTCGACCTAGGGCCGAAGGTTGGCTTCCTGCAGGCCGGCAATAACCGGAAGCTGGAAAACCTGAAGGGTGCCCTGTCGGGGTTTGAGAGCGTGTCGGCAGATGCGCTGGAAAGCAAGAAGAAGGAAGTCGTGGAGGCGAAGGAAACGCTTGCACAAACCAAGGTGTCCTATCAGGAGTTATTGGGCAAGGTGCAATCCCTTCAGGAATTCAAAGACAAGCAACTGGAGGTACAGCAGAAAACTGCCCAGTTTGAGGAGCTCAACAGCCGTAAGGAGAAGGTGAAGCAGCAAGAGGCCGAACTGAACCGGTATGAACGGACTTCACAGGCTTTCCGTGAGCCATTGAACTATATCCAATCGCTGAATACCGAAAGGGAGACATTGATCCATAAGATCGAGAACTTCCAAGTGGTCAAAGAGCGGCAGTTGCGCGAAATCGATGTGGTGGAAAGGGAGATTGCCAATATACAGGCGGATTATCTCAACATCAATGGACTCCGTGCGCAGGCTGAGGATTATAAGCTGATTTCCCTGATCAAGGAAAATGAGCGCAAAGAGGTCGAACTGCAGAATAGATTGGCGAAAGGTGCCCCCTTTGTGGAGCGCTCCAAAGAATCGGAACTTAACCTGGCCAAAAAGCTCGAGCAGGCGGAGATCAACCTGGAGAACCTCAAATCGGAGAAAGTGGATACTTCCCAACTCATTGAGATGGAAAAATGGTACCAACGGAAAGATACTCTCAAACAGCAGTTGGATGCTGCCGAAAAGGAAATCAGCCAATACCAAACGGAGTTGGAAGCCGATATCAAGATCTTTAACCAAGCAGGGTATACCGAGGACAACTGGGGA is a genomic window containing:
- a CDS encoding SelT/SelW/SelH family protein, coding for MKPLVRITYCPKCGWMLRASYMSQELLTTFVDDIQGVQLEPSEIAGRYTVFVDTEEIFDRKREGRFPEIKELKQLVRNRVNPDKDLGHADH
- a CDS encoding metallophosphoesterase family protein yields the protein MRILHTADWHLGKKLDFFSRLEEQREVMDEICQIADREEVDLVVVSGDLYDTFNPPIEATELLYKTLKRLTNNGKRPVIAIAGNHDSPDRVDSPDPLARECGIFFFGQPNLVTKQLTVEGAFDVIRSDEGFVELKIPKYYYPIRILSTAFANEMRLKQFLGFEDKAAQLQEVLKERWRNLATQYCDSFGVNLLTTHLYMLKRGGEVLEEPEGEKPIRLGYADLVYSDSIPAQIQYTALGHLHRFHEIGQGDAPVIYPGSPLAYSFSEAGQKKQVVLVDLEPNKPAQYSTVTLEKGRQLHRKRFHSIDEAVVWLHENPHALVELTLESDEFLSAIDLKRIHEAHDGIIHIIPIVNRKQEPGCTVQSVNLDQDMKDLFKDFFRSKYGQDPNDELMALFDEVAANTLEKED